The genomic DNA TGTGGCAACCCAAAAAGATACCAGGCTTAGAAATCTATCGCACTAAAACCTACGGCAAAACAGCAATAACTTTTTATCAGTAGCTCATGAGCCGAATACCTCCTGAAAATTCAAGAAATGTCGCTACCGAACTTGCCAAAGAACGCAATCGTGCTGCTGCCGAACGCACCTTGATGGCGTGGATTCGCACCTGTCTTTCGCTGATTAGCTTTGGTTTTGGAATCGATCGCGTCGTAGCGGCAATTGATGCTTCTCAAGCAAACGAACGTTTTAATTCTCTGCATCTATCTCGCCTTCTCGGACTGGCATTTATTGCCCTGGGTACTTACGCCATGCTAGCAGCAGCGATCGAACACCAACAAGAACTCACTCATATTCAAAAAGAGCAATATTTCTACAAACCCCGTCGCTCTTTAGGATTGACTGTAGCAATTGGATTGATTTTTATCGGTGCATTTGCCTTTGCTGGTATTGTAATTAACTCATTTAGGTAAATCTATTTTTCAGAACTATGAGTTCGACTAATGAATTAGCCAAAGAACGCAACCGCGCTGCTGCCGAACGCACTCTGCTTGGCTGGATACAAAGAAGCGTAGCTTTAATTGGTTTTGGCGTAGCCTTCGAGCAAATATATATAGGTATTAAAGTTATATTTCCTCTAACCGATCTTACCTTCAAAATACAACTTGTTTATTTTTTAAGCTTGACCTTTGTTGGTGTGGGAATATTTTTATTAATTTTAGCAATTAGGCAGTATTCATTACAGGTTAGAGCGATCGAGCGTAATAATTATCTACTTTTTCCCAGTCGTCCTTTTAATTCGATCGCCACCTTAGCAATCATTTTGTTTGGAATTTTGTGCTTATTAGCTATTTCGATTAAGTTAAATTAGCGATCGCCTCTACAAAGTTACTTGCACCATAATAAAAATAGAGGATAAAAAAAATTTTACACAATGTCTAAAAATAAATCTCTTCCTAGCAAATTTATTGTCAAACTTGGCAAGTTTGTCTGGACGACTATGTGGCAGATTATGATGTCGCAACTCGCG from Myxosarcina sp. GI1 includes the following:
- a CDS encoding YidH family protein; protein product: MSRIPPENSRNVATELAKERNRAAAERTLMAWIRTCLSLISFGFGIDRVVAAIDASQANERFNSLHLSRLLGLAFIALGTYAMLAAAIEHQQELTHIQKEQYFYKPRRSLGLTVAIGLIFIGAFAFAGIVINSFR
- a CDS encoding YidH family protein, encoding MSSTNELAKERNRAAAERTLLGWIQRSVALIGFGVAFEQIYIGIKVIFPLTDLTFKIQLVYFLSLTFVGVGIFLLILAIRQYSLQVRAIERNNYLLFPSRPFNSIATLAIILFGILCLLAISIKLN